The following proteins come from a genomic window of Daphnia carinata strain CSIRO-1 chromosome 6, CSIRO_AGI_Dcar_HiC_V3, whole genome shotgun sequence:
- the LOC130702435 gene encoding forkhead box protein P2-like isoform X6, which yields MVGERVMDPETDVDGAINLSTHQQAETQPILSDQQTTSSPTLNHNAVSQNRKESLSPETKLDEDGSPVRDPANLPILSTSTGCSSSSDSSDSSKSSSPPVIHWEPSSLLAPIHKKSEQTITSDVDPANPLAPTSLAGNHPLLMTPQGLALQQHVQQLLRDQLIHPQLQSMLLYQKQQQEKLADLGRKQLETVMQQLQEQLQLNLIQQSQLMQQRSGTGVSVTERRKSNELAQTLAGQQQQLMQQLQLTQRHYLIGLQQQQLLTSPPASAGEEAPTDKSTSGWNSKESSTSLAAGGLNVHVAASGLPTVQVTACDSPASISPMRSSADSGKMVTNGHPHGSGVYSSSHAHYQQTSSTGDMNDNLIGHHHNGGVHSFNISASNGMKNGDQQRFSSSSSTPLSSSSSSSHPLFLFGVCRWPGCESPCDDVSTFLEHLNREHVLDDRSTAQTRVQMQVVAQLELQLQKERDRLQSMMDHLNRARQQQQQAPPPKQSPVKSNGSAMRGQSGPPSGDPTNGLQQHQQHHRMSPSLAALVSATMRGVMNPSASSHPHLLLHPPTQSNHAASSMSHQNQSQSRRRLSEKPNSASNSELQRNREFYRNTDVRPPFTYASLIRQAIIESPERQLTLNEIYTWFQNTFCYFRHNAATWKNAIRTNLSLHKCFVRYEDDFGSYWMVDDAEFVRRRHLARGRPRKFEIPAAAAAAAAAAVQHHQLQLNLNRPPSPHPLQPPTPSTLVRNRSADGATAESAQCLVLTDGRNVISRSACARRAKITAQGVQSKSPSMTPSPTLFGEALNASLQAALAESNMSFLQRSQSSSSQSPMDRSSGFHHHHHMLDGPLGLGAKRVKVEALDEELSSCSMKAPPIPSEEYYCRNPAGGSSLVVVKQQQHETSGDGGGNHSSGTDNEDNNDASSTENYEPLDFKAWRAQRSASNNTSTAAASNDEEDEEDDFSNTIPGRASITVEVGPASSTRLMDANSATTGSDFMTQTVRSAK from the exons gcCGTTTCGCAGAATCGCAAGGAATCGCTTTCGCCTGAAACCAAGTTAGACGAGGACGGTTCTCCCGTGCGTGATCCAGCAAATTTGCCGATTCTCAGCACCAGCACGGGTTGCAGTAGCAGCAGCGATAGCAGTGACAGCAGCAAAAGCAGCAGTCCACCGGTGATCCATTGGGAACCTTCATCGCTGCTCGCTCCCATCCACAAGAAGAGCGAACAAACGATTACATCCGACGTCGATCCAGCTAATCCATTAGCACCCACGTCGCTGGCCGGAAATCATCCGTTGCTCATGACGCCACAAGGACTCGCCCTGCAGCAGCACGTCCAGCAATTGCTGCGTGATCAGCTCATCCACCCTCAG ttacAGAGTATGTTGCTGTACCAGAAACAGCAACAAGAGAAACTGGCCGACCTGGGCCGCAAGCAGCTGGAGACTGTGATGCAACAGCTCCAGGAGCAGCTGCAGCTTAACTTGATCCAGCAATCTCAGTTGATGCAACAACGAAGCGGAACGGGCGTCAGCGTTACGGAGCGAAGGAAAAGCAACGAACTGGCGCAGACGTTGGctggacaacaacaacagctcATGCAACAATTGCAATTGACTCAACGTCATTACCTGATTGGACTCCAACAGCAGCAATTGCTCACATCTCCTCCCGCATCAGCTG GCGAAGAAGCACCGACAGATAAATCGACATCCGGCTGGAACAGTAAAGAATCGTCGACGTCATTGGCCGCCGGTGGATTGAACGTTCATGTTGCCGCATCCGGCCTACCGACCGTTCAGGTCACTGCGTGCGATTCACCTGCATCCATCAGTCCCATGCGGTCGTCTGCCGATTCCGGTAAAATGGTGACCAACGGTCATCCGCACGGCAGTGGCGTCTATTCGTCGTCTCACGCGCATTACCAGCAAACGAGTTCCACTGGTGACATGAACGACAATCTGATAGGTCATCATCACAACGGCGGAGTGCATTCGTTCAACATTTCCGCATCgaatggaatgaaaaatggcGATCAGCAGAGATTCTCGTCTTCTTCATCTACGCCGCTGTCGTCCTCTTCGTCGTCCTCGCATCCATTGTTCCTCTTCGGAGTGTGTCGCTGGCCCGGATGCGAATCTCCGTGTGACGACGTTTCCACCTTCTTAGA ACATTTGAACCGTGAGCATGTGCTGGACGATCGTTCGACGGCCCAGACCCGAGTTCAGATGCAGGTGGTGGCCCAGCTGGAACTTCAGCTGCAGAAAGAGCGCGATCGTCTTCAATCCATGATGGATCACTTGAATCGAGCccgccagcagcagcaacaagctCCGCCACCGAAACAGTCGCCTGTGAAAAGCAATGGATCTGCAATGCGCGGTCAATCGGGCCCTCCTTCCGGCGATCCTACCAACGGACtgcaacaacatcaacagcaTCACAGAATGTCACCTTCGTTGGCCGCTTTGGTCTCGGCCACGATGCGCGGAGTGATGAATCCTTCGGCATCGTCGCATCCTCACCTGTTGCTTCATCCGCCGACGCAGTCAAATCACGCGGCTTCTTCGATGAGCCATCAAAACCAATCGCAATCGCGCAGAAGACTGTCTGAAAAACCGAATTCCGCATCGAATTCCG AGTTGCAGCGCAATCGTGAGTTCTATCGCAACACGGACGTCCGCCCACCCTTCACGTACGCCTCTCTCATCCGCCAG GCAATTATTGAATCTCCGGAGAGACAGTTGACGCTCAACGAGATCTACACGTGGTTCCAGAACACGTTCTGCTACTTCCGTCACAATGCCGCTACATGGAAG AATGCCATCCGCACCAATCTCTCGCTGCACAAATGCTTCGTTCGATACGAAGACGACTTTGGCTCGTATTGGATGGTTGACGATGCCGAATTCGTCCGACGACGTCACTTGGCACGCGGCCGGCCTCGCAAATTCGAAATTCCCGCAGCAGCCGCAGCTGCAGCCGCCGCCGCTGTCCAACACCATCAGCTTCAGCTAAATCTAAATCGTCCGCCTTCCCCACATCCGCTGCAACCACCTACACCGTCAACACTAGTCCGAAATCGCAGCGCTGACGGAGCGACAGCTGAATCTGCCCAATGTCTGGTCTTAACTGACGGAAGGAACGTAATCAGCCGCTCTGCTTGCGCACGTCGCGCTAAAATAACGGCTCA AGGTGTTCAGTCAAAAAGCCCCAGCATGACACCAAGTCCGACCCTTTTCGGTGAAGCTCTCAACGCAAGTCTGCAG GCCGCTTTGGCGGAGAGCAACATGAGTTTCTTACAGCGAAGTCAGTCTTCTTCGTCGCAAAGTCCAATGGATCGCTCTTCCGgctttcatcatcatcatcacatgCTGGATGGACCTTTAGGTCTCGGAGCGAAACGCGTTAAAGTCGAAGCTCTAGACGAAGAGCTAAGCAGCTGCAGCATGAAAGCGCCTCCGATCCCATCCGAAGAGTATTACTGCCGCAATCCGGCCGGAGGCAGCAGTTTAGTGGTGgtcaaacagcaacaacacgAGACTAGCGGGGATGGTGGAGGCAACCATTCCAGTGGAACCGACAACGAGGACAACAACGATGCCTCCTCAACTGAAAACTACGAACCACTTGATTTCAAAGCTTGGCGAGCCCAACGTTCAGCCAGCAACAACACATCGACCGCAGCCGCATCAAACGATGAGGAAGATGAGGAGGATGATTTCAGCAACACTATCCCTGGCCGTGCTTCCATCACGGTGGAAGTGGGTCCTGCTTCGTCCACTCGATTGATGGATGCTAATTCCGCAACCACGGGTTCCGACTTCATGACGCAAACTGTCCGCAGCGCTAAATAA
- the LOC130702435 gene encoding forkhead box protein P2-like isoform X1: MVGERVMDPETDVDGAINLSTHQQAETQPILSDQQTTSSPTLNHNAVSQNRKESLSPETKLDEDGSPVRDPANLPILSTSTGCSSSSDSSDSSKSSSPPVIHWEPSSLLAPIHKKSEQTITSDVDPANPLAPTSLAGNHPLLMTPQGLALQQHVQQLLRDQLIHPQLQSMLLYQKQQQEKLADLGRKQLETVMQQLQEQLQLNLIQQSQLMQQRSGTGVSVTERRKSNELAQTLAGQQQQLMQQLQLTQRHYLIGLQQQQLLTSPPASAGEEAPTDKSTSGWNSKESSTSLAAGGLNVHVAASGLPTVQVTACDSPASISPMRSSADSGKMVTNGHPHGSGVYSSSHAHYQQTSSTGDMNDNLIGHHHNGGVHSFNISASNGMKNGDQQRFSSSSSTPLSSSSSSSHPLFLFGVCRWPGCESPCDDVSTFLEHLNREHVLDDRSTAQTRVQMQVVAQLELQLQKERDRLQSMMDHLNRARQQQQQAPPPKQSPVKSNGSAMRGQSGPPSGDPTNGLQQHQQHHRMSPSLAALVSATMRGVMNPSASSHPHLLLHPPTQSNHAASSMSHQNQSQSRRRLSEKPNSASNSGAVEDIRLRKRSVTERSAMDISEGLPYLLDRTGLDVHQELQRNREFYRNTDVRPPFTYASLIRQAIIESPERQLTLNEIYTWFQNTFCYFRHNAATWKNAIRTNLSLHKCFVRYEDDFGSYWMVDDAEFVRRRHLARGRPRKFEIPAAAAAAAAAAVQHHQLQLNLNRPPSPHPLQPPTPSTLVRNRSADGATAESAQCLVLTDGRNVISRSACARRAKITAQGVQSKSPSMTPSPTLFGEALNASLQAALAESNMSFLQRSQSSSSQSPMDRSSGFHHHHHMLDGPLGLGAKRVKVEALDEELSSCSMKAPPIPSEEYYCRNPAGGSSLVVVKQQQHETSGDGGGNHSSGTDNEDNNDASSTENYEPLDFKAWRAQRSASNNTSTAAASNDEEDEEDDFSNTIPGRASITVEVGPASSTRLMDANSATTGSDFMTQTVRSAK; the protein is encoded by the exons gcCGTTTCGCAGAATCGCAAGGAATCGCTTTCGCCTGAAACCAAGTTAGACGAGGACGGTTCTCCCGTGCGTGATCCAGCAAATTTGCCGATTCTCAGCACCAGCACGGGTTGCAGTAGCAGCAGCGATAGCAGTGACAGCAGCAAAAGCAGCAGTCCACCGGTGATCCATTGGGAACCTTCATCGCTGCTCGCTCCCATCCACAAGAAGAGCGAACAAACGATTACATCCGACGTCGATCCAGCTAATCCATTAGCACCCACGTCGCTGGCCGGAAATCATCCGTTGCTCATGACGCCACAAGGACTCGCCCTGCAGCAGCACGTCCAGCAATTGCTGCGTGATCAGCTCATCCACCCTCAG ttacAGAGTATGTTGCTGTACCAGAAACAGCAACAAGAGAAACTGGCCGACCTGGGCCGCAAGCAGCTGGAGACTGTGATGCAACAGCTCCAGGAGCAGCTGCAGCTTAACTTGATCCAGCAATCTCAGTTGATGCAACAACGAAGCGGAACGGGCGTCAGCGTTACGGAGCGAAGGAAAAGCAACGAACTGGCGCAGACGTTGGctggacaacaacaacagctcATGCAACAATTGCAATTGACTCAACGTCATTACCTGATTGGACTCCAACAGCAGCAATTGCTCACATCTCCTCCCGCATCAGCTG GCGAAGAAGCACCGACAGATAAATCGACATCCGGCTGGAACAGTAAAGAATCGTCGACGTCATTGGCCGCCGGTGGATTGAACGTTCATGTTGCCGCATCCGGCCTACCGACCGTTCAGGTCACTGCGTGCGATTCACCTGCATCCATCAGTCCCATGCGGTCGTCTGCCGATTCCGGTAAAATGGTGACCAACGGTCATCCGCACGGCAGTGGCGTCTATTCGTCGTCTCACGCGCATTACCAGCAAACGAGTTCCACTGGTGACATGAACGACAATCTGATAGGTCATCATCACAACGGCGGAGTGCATTCGTTCAACATTTCCGCATCgaatggaatgaaaaatggcGATCAGCAGAGATTCTCGTCTTCTTCATCTACGCCGCTGTCGTCCTCTTCGTCGTCCTCGCATCCATTGTTCCTCTTCGGAGTGTGTCGCTGGCCCGGATGCGAATCTCCGTGTGACGACGTTTCCACCTTCTTAGA ACATTTGAACCGTGAGCATGTGCTGGACGATCGTTCGACGGCCCAGACCCGAGTTCAGATGCAGGTGGTGGCCCAGCTGGAACTTCAGCTGCAGAAAGAGCGCGATCGTCTTCAATCCATGATGGATCACTTGAATCGAGCccgccagcagcagcaacaagctCCGCCACCGAAACAGTCGCCTGTGAAAAGCAATGGATCTGCAATGCGCGGTCAATCGGGCCCTCCTTCCGGCGATCCTACCAACGGACtgcaacaacatcaacagcaTCACAGAATGTCACCTTCGTTGGCCGCTTTGGTCTCGGCCACGATGCGCGGAGTGATGAATCCTTCGGCATCGTCGCATCCTCACCTGTTGCTTCATCCGCCGACGCAGTCAAATCACGCGGCTTCTTCGATGAGCCATCAAAACCAATCGCAATCGCGCAGAAGACTGTCTGAAAAACCGAATTCCGCATCGAATTCCG GCGCCGTCGAAGATATCCGCTTGCGCAAACGGAGCGTTACTGAGCGCTCGGCTATGGATATTTCCGAAG GACTGCCTTATCTGCTTGATAGAACCGGTCTGGATGTTCATCAAG AGTTGCAGCGCAATCGTGAGTTCTATCGCAACACGGACGTCCGCCCACCCTTCACGTACGCCTCTCTCATCCGCCAG GCAATTATTGAATCTCCGGAGAGACAGTTGACGCTCAACGAGATCTACACGTGGTTCCAGAACACGTTCTGCTACTTCCGTCACAATGCCGCTACATGGAAG AATGCCATCCGCACCAATCTCTCGCTGCACAAATGCTTCGTTCGATACGAAGACGACTTTGGCTCGTATTGGATGGTTGACGATGCCGAATTCGTCCGACGACGTCACTTGGCACGCGGCCGGCCTCGCAAATTCGAAATTCCCGCAGCAGCCGCAGCTGCAGCCGCCGCCGCTGTCCAACACCATCAGCTTCAGCTAAATCTAAATCGTCCGCCTTCCCCACATCCGCTGCAACCACCTACACCGTCAACACTAGTCCGAAATCGCAGCGCTGACGGAGCGACAGCTGAATCTGCCCAATGTCTGGTCTTAACTGACGGAAGGAACGTAATCAGCCGCTCTGCTTGCGCACGTCGCGCTAAAATAACGGCTCA AGGTGTTCAGTCAAAAAGCCCCAGCATGACACCAAGTCCGACCCTTTTCGGTGAAGCTCTCAACGCAAGTCTGCAG GCCGCTTTGGCGGAGAGCAACATGAGTTTCTTACAGCGAAGTCAGTCTTCTTCGTCGCAAAGTCCAATGGATCGCTCTTCCGgctttcatcatcatcatcacatgCTGGATGGACCTTTAGGTCTCGGAGCGAAACGCGTTAAAGTCGAAGCTCTAGACGAAGAGCTAAGCAGCTGCAGCATGAAAGCGCCTCCGATCCCATCCGAAGAGTATTACTGCCGCAATCCGGCCGGAGGCAGCAGTTTAGTGGTGgtcaaacagcaacaacacgAGACTAGCGGGGATGGTGGAGGCAACCATTCCAGTGGAACCGACAACGAGGACAACAACGATGCCTCCTCAACTGAAAACTACGAACCACTTGATTTCAAAGCTTGGCGAGCCCAACGTTCAGCCAGCAACAACACATCGACCGCAGCCGCATCAAACGATGAGGAAGATGAGGAGGATGATTTCAGCAACACTATCCCTGGCCGTGCTTCCATCACGGTGGAAGTGGGTCCTGCTTCGTCCACTCGATTGATGGATGCTAATTCCGCAACCACGGGTTCCGACTTCATGACGCAAACTGTCCGCAGCGCTAAATAA